The stretch of DNA AGTTGGCAAAACAAGGCCAAATAGGcaataaatctataaaatagGATCAAACACACAATTGCCCCTTTTAATGTTGAAATTATGCAGCGTTGTCATCCCCACCTCTCTACTAGAATTTGTGTTGAAATTgtggaattttttgaattttgaattttatttattaaataatttaccaattcaattttgcatttcaaaaaaatcacaaaactaacctcctgccgccctctaggagggtgGAAAGGTAAAGTCACTCGGTCGCAACGAACAGCCTAAAACGGCGGCACGacgaattttgcatttagacCCTTTCCGCCCttctaaatgcaaaatttgtgGTGCCGCCCAGGAATTTTAATATTGAAATGAGAATTTTTTGATCGAACCGCGGTTAGAGACGTATATGTACAACATATGTAATTGCTTGATCACAATTACTATCATAGCTTAGTGTTCATTGCTTCACTCTTCTATCTAGGAGACTAGAGGTCAAGTCCCGGCGAGCAAAAATGGGAAGAAAATATGCTCTCGTGAGGATTCGATCTTGGGGTCTCCTAAACAAAAGAGAGATATAGTAACCACTGAGCAAGGAACTATTTGTAATTTGACAATTAAATACGTTATACATATACGTATTTAACCGTGGTTCAATCGAAAAATTACCGGGTGGCACgataaattttgcatttaggtcATTGCCGTTGCGGAAAGGgtctaaatgcaaaatttgccgTGCCGCCGTTTCCGGTCGTTCGTCGCGACCGAGTGGCTGTtcgccacgtcacctttccgccctcccagctgagggcggcaggaggttagttttgtgattttttgaaatacaaaattaaatctgtaaattatttaataaataaaattcaaaaaattctgaaattgtGCATACTGAAATATATGAAGTTTTCGTGTAATTTGCATTTCattttgatatttaaatatgtttagaACAGGAAAATACTAGGAAAAATCTTCAGTGTTCAGACGGGTCTAGTGTACATTTTTTCAGCGAACTAgcaaatttgctacagggcataaaaaacgtgtaattaaCCGGTGGGCACCGTAAGATCACAAATTTACTATGGGGCACCACAAATTGTGCTAATTAGCTAATAGACACTccggccattattttattaatttcagagtaaaaaattttaaaaatagccAGATTGCCCTTCGCCGCCTGCTTAGTCGCCttgtaggctagggttcgtGTGCGGTGCGGCGCCGAGACCGACTTGGTCTGGTTCGATAAGACCGAGTCGGCATAACATGCTGGCCACCGAGAGTAATCtcgttattttaaaaatttttgactctgaaattaataaaataatggctgGAGTGTCTACCAACtgattaccatatttttttataccccACAGCAAATTCATAATGTTTCAATGTCCATCGGttaattacgtgttttttcgatgcTGCGTAGAAGTATATAAGGTTGTCATTGTTGGTATAAGCCGTCGATTGGATTTAAGCTTAGTGCATAGGAAATGTGAATGTATGCAAACAAAATGAACTGGCTGAATATTCATTTTAAGATGCTCCtatttcttaagaaaaaagaaaacgaaatGCATAGCTACACAGTTTGATTTTAACCTCAACGTTTCTGTCGTTGGATTGTATGAGCAACtaatgcaaatattttttttttgctttaagCCTCATAACATGAGGAAATCTACGTTTGCTTCAGACGTTCCATGTGCTAATTCCTTTTTCAAAGGTGCATTCTGACCTCCAATAAAACCTCGtccttttgcctttttttacAAGCATACATGaaataacttattaataattaaaaaataatttattgtttaaacttttatatagttgctcttattgataaaaaataaaatttaaaaaataaactataatatacAAATCATTTAAGTTTTGTTGAACAAACGTAAACGGAAATATGTGGTGTATATGGACAGGCACACCACTTTCCTTTCTGCTCTAGTCTCCACTTTAATTTCTCACGTCTAGACTTACCAAGTTCAGCAAAATGTAGGGCTATCtattttggacaaaatttcacaaactttttttttttggaaaccaaaagatattaaattcacgtaaaattccccgcttttgTGGAGCTCCTGGGTTTTTGCGATATCTCACCCTGACCTAGGGGCGTGGGGCCCACGCCACTCCATTCGGTGGCAGCACACGTGGCGAGGCACGTCGAAAGCCCAGAAGAACAAACCGTTTCTAGGCGTCGCCAGCTCAGCTTGGCTAACTGAAGCAAAACGCCGAAACCGACAGAGCCCTGCCCCCCACACCTCCCACTGACGATCCGGCCCCATGAGGTACttgaccccacccgtcagtcaccgaTCCTCGCTACCCTACCAGTAGCACGCGCGCCGACACACTCGCGAATTTTGCTAACCCCACCCCGCCAGCTGCCCCCCACGACGTCGACCGCACACCCACCCCTCGTTGTTGCGCTtcttctccctcctcgccgtcgactcgccgccgcgccggaggAGACGGGGTGCGCCTGCGGGAGGTCAGGATGGCGGAgcagggggaggaggaagcggggGAGAGGAGGTTGAGGGGgccggaggagggggagggggagggcggGAAGGGCGACGCGAGGAGGGACGGGGTGGTGAGGGAGGTGATACGgatggagagggaggcggTGATCCCCGTGCTCAAGCCCAAGCTCGTCATGAAGCTCGCCTACCTCATCGGTAaccgcgcgcctcctcctctcctcgcttCACTCCGCCGCAAGCCGTAGTACGACTCCACGCGCCCGCTAGTTCAGTCTGTCTGTCTGTCGTGTTTGAGAACTGTGCACCGTCTGCAGGACGTAGGCATGATGCGATTGATGGCTGGAATTTGTGCGTAGTAGTGTAAGGATACTTCGAAGTTGATTCTGATGATAACTCAATCCATAGGCACGATGGAATTCTACCGATGAACCATTGGTTGTGCAATTTTGATGGTCTTGTTTGTGTTGATTATGATGCgaatgttttctttctttggcTTATGTGGCACAGAATATATGAAAGGAAAGTTTGTACTTAGAAACGCTTCCAATATTCCATTAATTCTATGCAATTTACGCACAGAGCAAGATATGGATCGTGCGGAGTTCCTAAAGCTATGCAAGAAGATTGAGTACACCATCCGAGCTTGGTATCTCCTACAATTCGAGGATTTAATGGTAGGCttcttgtttattttaaattatttttctgtcaTTTAGGATCTTCTACTTGATAGTTCAAACTTCTAGCCTCACTATCAGCTCTCTTATACAGTAATTATACTTgatgtttgatcttgtttcTAATGAATCCAGCAACTGTATGCTTTGTTTGATCCTATTTCCTTGATGCAGCAATTGTATTCCCTGTTTGATCCTGTTTCTGGTGAGAAGAGGCTGGAGCAGCAAAACCTGACACCTGAAGAGATTGAAACTCTGGAGTTCAATTTCATGACATATCTTTTCCAGGTTAGTCCACTAAATGTACATATTGTTGGAACAAATTCCACGTGTACTATCAAGTACCTCTCCTTGCTATTTCCTGGTAAGaaggctcccatcgtttcgctttgCAAACAAGATATAATTTGTTGGTATAACTTTTTTAGATGTGTCCATAATGATTCAAAAGTAAATGCTGTATGAAataccacaaaatcaactccaaagttaagttttaaaatttaaattttagcttataagcagttgcaaaAGTGAAACGATGGGAGATAGTAACTGTAAAGAAGGTGGCAGTGAGCCAAGAAATGGGTGGAATGGTTGGAGACCACCCCTTTGCCCCTTGGGGGCTCTTTTTATTCATATGCAACGGGAATTACATCATTTCCCTTGGCATTTTACATGAGGGTAGTCTTGCCATGGGGGCAATTTAGTCCTTTATTACACTAGTTAAGCCAACACCCTAGGATGGAGTTTATCCcccaacacatatatattataaaaagggTTTATGGGATGATCCTATTTGATGCATATCCAATCACCGATTTCTCATTGTGAACATGTTAAAGAACCCCTTGGAAAAGGAAGTGTTGAAGTCAAATGTGTTATCTTCAAAAGGTGCTTGCAAACATTGCTTCTGGTTTGATGCTTGTGGCCAtacttgtcttttttttcattgaatcatctttttatttagcATGGGAACTTCGGAAGATGtgaaattatgaatatgtaCCCGAATGGCATtctaatttcaaattttccaTCAAGTTTCACCATTGAGTTGGACAAAATAGATTTGGTATACTTCCTGTGTTGATTTAGGGGCATACTGGGTTAGTTGAACTGGTTCGACTTTATGCATTTCATCAGAATAGGTTTTGTTTTACTTAGGAAATTACCTTTCACAATTTGAACATACGAAAGATCTTGATGCTTGTTTGATGATTTGAGAGTTGAGACACCCAATAGACATTGCTGTAGcaaacatattattattattttatcatgtGTAAGTTGTAACTGTTGGCCTTTGTTTTAACCAGATTATGGAAAAGAGCAACTTCAAGTTGTTATCTGATGAAGAGTATGATGTTGCACAATCTGGAAAATATCTTCTGAACCTTCCCATAAAAGTTGATGAGTCTAAGGTCTGGAACCATTAACATTTCAAGCACCATGAAATTTCATGTTGGTGACTGAATTGATTTCATTGAATTGTAGCTAGACAGTAAGCTGTTGACAACATACTTTAAAGACCATCCACATGATAATCTGCCTTCATTTGCTAATAAGGTAATCTTCATTTCAGTTTTTCCTTGTCATTATTTCCCTTAATGTCATGGTTTATATTTCCAATCTGAGGATATTATGAGTAGTATGTAGAAGCACTCCAGCTTGTTTGGTTGCTCTCATGATTTAATATCCTTTATTACACTTGCCTGTCTGACAACGCGACAAGGACTGTAAATGTATTTTACACTGGGCACATTTTTGTAGTATATTATCTTTCGTCGGGGCATTGGAATCGACCGTACAACTGATTACTTTATCATGGAGAAACTGGATGTGATCATATCCCGAGCTTGGAGCACATTGCTCAGAGTTACGAGGTATCTGATTTTGAATAGAAACTTTTAGCTCTTGAAAAAGTCAACAGGAAAACAAGATTATTGTGGTGCATGGTATTCATAAAACACTTTGTTGCAGGATTGATAGATTGTTCTCAAAAAAACCACAGGTGAAGTCCAAGAAAGACACAAAGAAGACTGATGATATTAATGAAGACACAGAAGAACCAGAACTATTTGTCGAGCGTATTCGGCTAGAAAAAATTGAACTAAGGTTGCTAATTTGTTTACTGAATGAATTTTGGACTATAATTGAACCTACTCTAAGATGCATTATGTTTTCTGCTAACACAGCATGAGAAATCTGATGAGCAAGATGACAATTCAAGAACCTACATTTGATAGGATGATTGTGGTGTACAGGTAGCTTTGAGCCTTTGATATTTTGTTCATCCAATCTCCACATTCACAAAGAGTGGTTTTTGAAGTGTTGATGTATTGAAATTGGTTCCTTCTGATGATTGTATATGTGCAGGAGGGCTGGTAATAAGACTAAGCCTGATCGAGGAATATTTGTAAAGCATTTCAAGAATATCCCGATGGCTGACATGGAAATTGTTCTTGTAAGATAAATCACTAGAAGTGAGATAAATGTGAAGCATTTTCAGTATCTTTTAGTTACATCTGTGGCTGTTAGCAAGTACCTGAAAGTGAAAGTTATTTTGTAGCCAGAGAAGAAGAACCCTACTTTAACACCAATGGATTGGGTCAAGTTTCTTATTTCTGCTGTTATTGGTCTGGTATGTTTCTGATCTTTGGGTTATTCCTGCATGCAGCTTTAGTAGTATTTCATTATATCTATCCCTTACTCTTGCAGGTCACTTTATTTGGTTCTCTTGAAATGCCGAAGGCTGATGTATGGGTTGTCATAGCAATCTTGTCTGGTGTGATAGGATATTGTGCTAAGATCTACTTCACGTAAGTGCTTGGGTTTTCCATATTGTGAGCCATTTGATCAACATTGTTCTACATGGGAAAGGAAATTTTCCTAGGGTAAATGTAGTACAACTTATCATTGCTGTGTGACAGATTTGTCTCTTGTGGTACAGGTTTCAGCAAAATATGACAATATATCAGAATTTGATCACAAAATCAATGTATGACAAACAACTTGATAGTGGGAAAGGAACACTACTTCACCTGTGTGATGATGTGATACAGCAAGAAGTAcgaaacaaatgaaaacatCTTTTGCACCATTAGTTCTATATGTATCTAAGTTATCCTGAGCGCTGATACTCCCATATTCTTTCATAAGGTTAAAGAAGTCATAATTTCTTACTACATCTTAATGGAACAGGGGAAGGCAACTGAACAAGTAAGCATGGGTAACCAGTATTATGCCATATCTCTTGTTCACTCCTGGTTGTATCTAGTTGTACACACTGAGCCATTTATGCCATAAGACCCTTCTCTCTGTTTGGTAGAACTCCTGTTGCATCATTTCCctgattaattatatttctttgtttcttatttCATTGGTTAACTAGCACATTGTGCCCAGCTGTTGTTACCCTATAGTACAGCTGACAAAGTGATTTCTTCAATATATTGTCACCTTTAGTCCTTGACACTGGTCAGGAACAAAACTTTCCTGTATATTCAGTGTTATGAGTTGTTACGAGCCTGGTAACTTTAGCATTGACTTATGCCTGGGaattaacaatatataaatttctacTTTTGTAAGGAATAAAATTTGGGTCATCGGTTTATCACAGCTAAGTACAAGCATATACTGTTTTATCTCTTTCGAGGACCATTAGCATACCTAACAATGTTTTATCATGCCTTACAGGATCTTGATTTGCGTTGTGAAGAGCTAATTAAGGAAGAGTTTGGTGCAGAGTGCAATTTTGATGTTCGTGATGCTGTAAAGAAATTGGAGAGGCTTGGTATTGTTCATCGGGTAAATCACTTGATCGACCGACTCTAGTCTAAACTATTAAACTATCTTTACTGAGTGCCAATGTATATCAAAGTCGTCAGTTTTTGAGAGCTGTGTTAGTTCCAGCTAGTGAACTGGAGCTGGAACCATGGGCATATCCAGGAAATGATGCCACTGGGTCAATATCCGTTGGCTGCAATGCCCAATTCCCTTGCTTTTGAATTGAAAATATGTGGAATTCTATGACTTAACATTTCTTAATCTGAATGATCTCCGATGTTAAAACTTGGGAACTAGTTCCTGTTGCagaatataaaaaaagcaCTTGTAGCAATACAAGAATGATCTGTTGTTAATCTTTCTTGCAAGTCTGTGAGCAGCAtgcaaattttcttttaaaagatTGATCAAATAAAAAGTTGTCCTCAGGCATGGTGGCAATCATGTAATGGAAGGAATATGTGAACCTGTTGGGCAATCATAACATAGCAGATTGTTAGGTTTTTGCtgattgtgaaaattttcaaacttaatttCCACAAGCTTTGTTTGGACTATGGAGTCTTGTATTTAACCTATTGCTTTGGAGGAATATACATTTAGATTGAGTGCTGTCGAATTTTTAGCTTCGCTTGTTTTTGCTGCCAAGTTGCTCCTGGAAGTTGGAttgtaaatttgaaattgtaGTTCCAGACGGATTCCCTGATATCCCTGAATGAATATCAACATGATCTTATTGTGTGCTTATAAGGAATTTTTTTGCTGCTCAGGACTCGATTGGAAGGATCGTTTGCGTTTCATTGAAGCGTGCAAATGAGATATTAGGCAACACTACTGAAGAACTGGTGATGCGTGCACAACAGAGCCCAACTGCTTAAGTCTCACGTTGGACTGGAATGTGCTTCTCATCTTTGTGTGTAAAGCACGCTTGCCATGGCGCAATTGTTCATCCTGAAAGAGCCCTCCTCATGTATTCTTGGCAGTGTACCATATGTGTGTTCTGTAGTCAGGTTTTTATTTCTTACCGGCTTGTTTTAGTTTGTAACTATGTCATGGTTCAGTTTAAATGGGTTACAGGTGGTTTGTACATAAACTTTGTGTAATAAAACAACTGTACAAAACCCACATATCTGCCTTGGTTCTTTTTACTGGCAGGTTTACAAGTCTACCATTGTTTGCTTTCTTACAAacgatagtttttttttttttttttggagaagtCAAACGATAGTTAAGATGCCCCGAATCTGTCGTTCTTGTGAATGCCATGAATGCTATTCTGTTCGAGTCGCTGGTAAGAACATGACATGCGATTTCCGTGCTCGCGGTGAAGCGGGCGTAACACGTTATCCAGCCATGTAATGTAAGCCAACTTATGGCTGTGTTTGGATCAGCTAGGCTCTACCGTACGCGTACTTCCAAAATTGTTAAGGGCTCGGTTCAGGGGAATTTTAACCAATAAGAATAGGAAAATCGGAAGAACAAGAATACATACACACACCAGAttcataagtttttttaaggttGGAAtgaatgtaaaattttatttgttttctctatACAACTTGTAGGaaaggaaatttttttttgatcttCGTATACTTCATTACTTAATTATTGCTTACGAATCtaaatcctttgtttttcctctAAACGAATGAGTCTTAAGCATTGTATTTCGTGTAAAAacattctatatatataactttcttttaaaaatcaaataaacccaatatataagtttatactTGACACAATTGACTTCTTTTTGCACATGTTTggtcattcatcttattcaaaaaccTTAGGTAATTAGTATATTTGTTCCATACTATAGCATGTTATGGTCCTCCCTattatggatgctaataaatataaatacatatataaaaatatatttaatgatctaTAGATGAATATGTTAggacatcttataatatggaacgtgggagtatcatttatttttgtaattttatttattaatataggtattttaattataactcacaatttttatatctgcaaaaaaattgaataaagaaTTTTCAAACGTCAaacaaaagtcaaacaatgCTATCTATCAAAATACTGAGAAAGTATTACTTAATCTACCCTATAATATACAAACTTACTTTCCTCATTAGATAAATCTAACGAAacaaatcatctacatcaaaTCGGATGGTCTATGTACCATCTacatttctttccttttcttttaccgTCTCCCCAAATCATGCACACTTTTTATCTACCTCTCACAATTTGCTTAATCTAGGAGGACATCCATTCAACGATCAATAACTGCCTGCAGTAGCTCGACCAACGTGATTAATTAGCAACCAACCAGCCAATCAGACCTTTCCTTTACCAGAAAAACCAACATAAAATTTGCAGGAACAATATTTCAACAAATTAAATGTGTTTCTCTGTGTATTGTTTCAGCTgaacaataatattataagaaCTATGGTATATCATCTAACTTATAATACACCAACTCCACTTCACCGTGTTCATATCCCTAATTATATCCCTCTCTGTTGTCTCTTGGATATCATGCCCCAAATTACATGCCCTCACATATCCAAGGTCAACCATCGTGTGTCGTTGTTATTCATCCCATAGTTGCCATCACCTCGACACCCACATGTAGGCAAGAGAATGTTTATACGTAGGATCCGTTATCTCTATCGGACGATATTTCCCTCTCTTTCAAGTTGAAGAGAAAACAATTTCTAATTTCACAATGACCACAAATAAATTACAAGACAACTCATCTCAAATGTCAAGATTTATCTTCCAGAGCACGTCTTCTCATATGAACATCTTTACGTTGCACTTCTAAGGGTTGTGTCAAGGGAAACAATAAGTACGTTTgctaaaccaaataaaaaatagaactcATTGAAAAGAGCACAAAGAATATGTGCATACAGACGTTCTCAACTGGTAGGTaatgatgattttttaaattatttatatgcaATGTAGAATATAAAGTCCATTAAAACcgtaataatttaaattttgtaatgcAAAAAATATCTGTTTATCAATTTGGAACTAACcactatcatttattttctttgagaAAAAGTTAGAGCCAATGGTGGGTACTATATGTGATAACGGTTGACATGTTGAATATGATGCAATGACATTAGTTGTGCCATACCTACTTCTGTTACCTCCTTGCATTTTTTCTGTACTTCTAAAAaataggtggtggtggtgggtgtcACCATCtcttttttaaatgaaaaataatcgagacattatatatcaaatcattttattAACCCTATTTTAATGAGATGgtagtgatatttttaataaaattacatTGCAAACCCATGGCAATATGGTAGTACTTATAATTagttatgtgctaatgactcACCTCATtaccaaactgttaaacgatgtatttttgcaaaatatttctatatataagttcatcatctcattttatagagtatttttttaattttttaatttatactattaaatacttcctctatattttaatagatgaaatTGACTTTTGATGCATGTTTGACCACattattccaaaaaaaaatgttcaaaatgcaaacatataatttgtaaaatatatcaagtaataaatccaatcacaataataataattattacataaattatttaaataagaagaatgatTAAACAAGTGTTAAAAATGACGTTATCTATTACTCAATCTTTCCTATTTAATCTCTATCTACTCCTAAAAAACGCGCAACTGAGAGTCGCGTTGCGGCTCTGGCGTCCACTCGCCTTCGCGTCGCAGCCGTTTTGCCGAcggctttgttttctttcagtCTGTTAATCTCCCCCAAACAATCCTAATCCGTCCGCATTGCCCGGCGCTATCCAAAACAACTATGCGATGGTAGCCCAGTGGAGACGCTGGGATCGATCCTTGCTGACggatgttttaattttttttccttacctgccaatcattttttttatttatttatttttgcaccTTATATCTAATACAAATctataattatgtttaattttattttcatcgtTTAGCTGCCAGTGTAGTTTTAGTATAAATCTATAATCAGTAATGTAAGAACGTaattaccttttattttttaaaaaagtcgaagtaaaaattattattgtgattttagggtagattattttgattgtacTATAATCCAAATCATAAATTTGTAAAGAATCCactgttataaaaattaacaaaatgtTTCTGTCTTGTCTTGTAATCCTGTTCATGAGCTCACCATCCGTCCGGGCCtaatgaaaaaagtcaaaatccaGCCAAGAACCAACGTTTGTATCGGTTTGGAGTATAAAGAATGAGATAATAGTTAGAGATGGTAACGGAGATCGGCAACCCAAGATCCCGACGGATATTCGACTAGGTGGTGTTGGTAGCGGCCATAATAACCGCGTGTGGGGCAATCATTTTCTCCATGGCAATGTAGTTCGTGGaccacatattttttaactcatgtATATCTTGATCGATACATGAGTATTttattagtaataaattaatttagctAATTAAACCTTGCTGATGTGTCACATATCTATTTATTGTTAGATATATTAGTTGTGGTTAGTTAGCTTGGTGATAATATTTTAAGGGCAGGTCAATACTtcctttgtatttttataaataatgttGTTGACCTTTTAACACaagtttaatcatttaaaattatgtgcaaatataaaaaatctaggttataattacaatatatttaataataaatatattcataaaaatataaattataataatgtaagttaagtttttttaataagagcATGATTAAACATGTTTTTGATGGAAATAATGCGCTGTTAAAGGTTAATTATTTCATCAATTTCAAATCCTAATGCTAGACACGCAGTACGTGTGTGCTGGATggttgtatatatacatgaatatgcAACAGGCTGCTTGGATACATGCAGAAACAACGGCTTGTGCTGATCTCTTGGCGAGTCAAGCTCGGTTTTCTTGTTGATGCGAGAACGTGCGCTTGCGGCTGTTGCGGCAGCAGCGTATCTCGTGCAATCGATCCGGCCTAGACGCAACGGAATGACAGATGAGAGGAAATACTACCATTTTGTGATAagctctctctatatatatatatatatatgagtcaAGGAGACGTCCTTGTAGATACACAGAACAATAGTCTCTGCTTCTCACTGCTTTCTCCATTGTCATCGTGCTGCGTCGCCGTACGATCTGAACCGGCCATGGTGCTCGTCGTGCAGCGAGCATCCCGACGAGCGGTGTCTTCGAGCCTTCGCCGCGTACGCACCTGCACGGGGGCGGTGTAAAGGTTTCTGGGCAGCGTAAATATACGCGGCCGCTCAACGTCGTCAACAACTCGATCTTCTTCTTAGTTTTGCAGTACCTGCACG from Oryza brachyantha chromosome 12, ObraRS2, whole genome shotgun sequence encodes:
- the LOC102701966 gene encoding uncharacterized protein LOC102701966; its protein translation is MAEQGEEEAGERRLRGPEEGEGEGGKGDARRDGVVREVIRMEREAVIPVLKPKLVMKLAYLIEQDMDRAEFLKLCKKIEYTIRAWYLLQFEDLMQLYSLFDPVSGEKRLEQQNLTPEEIETLEFNFMTYLFQIMEKSNFKLLSDEEYDVAQSGKYLLNLPIKVDESKLDSKLLTTYFKDHPHDNLPSFANKYIIFRRGIGIDRTTDYFIMEKLDVIISRAWSTLLRVTRIDRLFSKKPQVKSKKDTKKTDDINEDTEEPELFVERIRLEKIELSMRNLMSKMTIQEPTFDRMIVVYRRAGNKTKPDRGIFVKHFKNIPMADMEIVLPEKKNPTLTPMDWVKFLISAVIGLVTLFGSLEMPKADVWVVIAILSGVIGYCAKIYFTFQQNMTIYQNLITKSMYDKQLDSGKGTLLHLCDDVIQQEVKEVIISYYILMEQGKATEQDLDLRCEELIKEEFGAECNFDVRDAVKKLERLGIVHRDSIGRIVCVSLKRANEILGNTTEELVMRAQQSPTA